The following proteins come from a genomic window of Lycium ferocissimum isolate CSIRO_LF1 chromosome 4, AGI_CSIRO_Lferr_CH_V1, whole genome shotgun sequence:
- the LOC132054280 gene encoding uncharacterized protein LOC132054280, translating into MDDRVQEAEYQAMPGRGRGTARGGGGAARGRRAARGRGARRGRSAAARGPGGGGHHLVDEADEAAPIPEAVPVLVHPQPFQASASSPGQSPRFTSALLLIEIPGCSSQPSQNAYIEERDDVDWAALRAPLADERPLRNLDGPRILDFDDFLIPDSALVGSQERPTQAFSHGPAEPTVSSHVTVEPQDSAPVGPQQRPIQDPTELQVSSQETIEQRETTSYSAPDPSQEPTDPPQKPTQAPVDTQTHPSAPAMETPDEEEVEFPDPDQPKVLTVPAGLDPKKKHVIVKGEGKRR; encoded by the exons ATGGATGATCGTGTTCAAGAGGCTGAGTATCAGGCAATGCCAGGAAGAGGACGTGGTACTGCCAGAGGAGGAGGCGGTGCTGCCAGAGGACGCCGTGCTGCCAGAGGACGCGGTGCGCGTAGAGGACGCAGTGCTGCTGCTAGAGGACCTGGTGGTGGAGGACACCATCTAGTAGATGAGGCAGATGAGGCCGCTCCCATTCCAGAGGCCGTTCCCGTTCTAGTCCATCCGCAGCCATTCCAGGCCAGTGCCAGCTCACCTGGACAGTCACCTAGGTTTACGTCGGCACTCCTACTTATTGAGATACCTGGGTGTTCATCTCAGCCGAGCCAGAATGCGTACATAGAGGAGCGTGATGACGTCGATTGGGCGGCGTTACGCGCGCCATTAGCTGATGAGCGGCCTTTGAGGAATTTAGATGGACCCAGaattcttgacttcgatgacTTTTTAATCCCG gattcggcgctaGTGGGTTCACAAGAGCGACCCACTCAGGCGTTTTCTCATGGGCCTGCCGAGCCAACGGTGTCTTCCCATGTGACTGTCGAGCCACAG gattcggcgccagtGGGTCCACAGCAGCGACCCATTCAGGATCCTACCGAGCTACAGGTGTCTTCTCAAGAGACTATCGAGCAACGG gagactacctcatattcagcaccagacccatctcaggagcctacaGACCCACCTCAGAAGCCTACTCAGGCGCCCGTCGATACACAG aCTCATCCTTCGGCGCCTGCGATGGAAACTCCCGACGAGGAAGAGGTGGAGTTTCCAGACCCAGATCAACCTAAGGTTCTGACCGTACCAGCGGGActagatcccaagaagaagcacgttATAGTCAAGGGCGaggggaagaggagatga
- the LOC132053611 gene encoding phosphatidylglycerophosphate phosphatase PTPMT1-like — protein sequence MYIEEVKEGEEFCDDHCEGPLAVSETKRALVGAGARALFYPTLLYNVVRNKIQTEFRWWDRVDEFILLGAVPFPADVPRLKALGVAGVVTLNESYETLVSTSSYLDHGINHLVIPTRDYLFAPSDRDIDQAIEFIHGNSSCGKTTYVHCKAGRGRSTTIVLCYLVKHKQMMPEAAYDYVRSIRPRVLLASSQWQAVREYYARVKDTDSDVCGDDNSSKVLDFPAQKDIAAFDDGSVVLVSESDLDGYDDSIESSGHLTRNEVLVDLNLACKGVQVARQAAISRLSYLWLRYHSTQKMSTKKLGGIGVDIHVY from the exons atgtatattgaAGAAGTGAAGGAGGGGGAAGAGTTTTGTGATGATCATTGTGAAGGTCCATTGGCTGTATCGGAGACGAAAAGGGCGTTAGTTGGAGCAGGTGCTCGTGCTCTTTTTTATCCGACATTGCTTTATAATGTTGTGAGAAACAAGATTCAGACTGAGTTCCGATGGTGGGATAGGGTTGATGAG TTCATACTGTTAGGAGCTGTTCCATTTCCTGCTGATGTCCCTCGCTTGAAGGCTCTAGGTGTGGCTGGAGTTGTTACCTTGAATGAATCATATGAGACTTTGGTCTCAACATCATCATATCTT GATCATGGCATCAATCACTTGGTGATTCCTACCAGAGACTATCTTTTTGCACCATCAGACAGAGATATTGATCAAGCTATAGAATTCATCCACG GTAATTCATCTTGTGGTAAGACAACATACGTACACTGTAAGGCCGGCCGTGGCCGTAGTACAACCATTGTCCTTTGCTACCTG GTCAAACACAAGCAGATGATGCCTgaggctgcttatgattacgtCAGATCCATCAGACCAAGGGTCTTGTTGGCCTCCTCTCAGTGGCAG GCTGTTAGAGAATATTACGCAAGAGTAAAAGATACTGATAGTGATGTCTGTGGAGATGATAATTCATCGAAAGTACTTGACTTTCCAGCACAAAAAGATATTGCTGCCTTTGATGATGGTTCGGTCGTTCTAGTCTCTGAATCTGACCTTGACGGGTATGATGACAGCATTGAGTCATCAGGTCATCTAACACGTAACGAAGTGTTAGTGGATTTAAACCTTGCATGTAAAGGAGTTCAGGTTGCTCGCCAGGCAGCAATTTCCCGGCTTTCATATCTCTGGCTTCGCTATCATTCGACCCAAAAAATGTCAACCAAGAAGCTGGGAGGTATTGGTGTTGACATCCACGTTTATTGA
- the LOC132054281 gene encoding protein FAR1-RELATED SEQUENCE 5-like — protein MCETTLEEILQGNSHGLVDYEPELGLEFDNDKNALNFYNEYARRVGFSVRKEYVNTNKKLGYLTSRKITCYKEGFRRNDKEKEQVKKSRRETRTGCQARIIVTRQSMGKYRITKVELEHNHSLVPPTMVHMLPSHRKINKVQVHEIDLAEDAGLFSKTTLIL, from the coding sequence ATGTGTGAAACTACTCTGGAAGAAATTTTACAAGGTAACTCTCACGGGCTAGTAGATTATGAACCGGAACTTGGCCTTGAGTTTGATAATGATAAGAATGCACTTAATTTTTACAATGAGTATGCAAGAAGGGTTGGTTTTAGTGTTCGCAAAGAGTACGTCAATACAAATAAGAAATTAGGTTATTTAACGTCACGGAAGATTACATGTTACAAGGAGGGTTTTCGTAGGAATGATAAAGAAAAGGAACAAGTTAAAAAATCCCGAAGAGAAACTCGAACAGGGTGTCAAGCTCGTATTATTGTTACCCGTCAGTCAATGGGAAAGTACCGTATTACTAAGGTTGAGTTAGAACATAATCATTCTCTTGTTCCACCGACAATGGTCCACATGTTGCCATCTCACAGAAAGATAAACAAAGTTCAGGTTCATGAAATAGATTTAGCGGAGGATGCTGGATTATTTTCTAAAACAACATTGATTTTATGA